The following nucleotide sequence is from Branchiostoma lanceolatum isolate klBraLanc5 chromosome 18, klBraLanc5.hap2, whole genome shotgun sequence.
cactggtcgtgacagagaggacagaagCGTTGTACAGCTagtagtatttacaggttcattgtacttgggaaattcccttcgctcttttcgacaagcacaattaaCAGTGGACtgtggcttaacgtcccgtcctgagGACTACagccctttccggtagcgtgcatgtcggatgagcgacacagccggaatcgaactcaaGGCTTCTttgtccagaggcagggccgctaaccactggactacgcaacCTACTAAAAAGCAGGTCGTATGTAAATGATGTAAAAGGCAAATAATAAACATTCTACCTTTATTGTTTAGTTAACCGTACGTACGTCACTCTACTTTATTCGTTGCGTCAATACACCTTCTTCGttttcttctttaaaaaaaaaacaagcttaaGCTGTATTACTATAACATGTAGATTGAAACATAAGACATGCCTCTGCACGCGCATACTGACAACTAGGTGTTCCATGGGCCATTTACCTTTACAACCGATCGACGCCGCCAGCTATGTTTCTAGACCATGAAACATTCAAGTCTGACATCTTACAAAACGTGTTTGCAAAGGGTTCTGCGGTAAACGTGAAAGCAAGCGGACACATGTTGGTTAATTTGTATATATCCATGATATATTATATGACTCAATAATCTAGATATATCAGATATAGCAAGGGAGTATGGATTTATAGTTTTGCAGACAGGTTTTGAGAATGAATCAATATCCAGAAGGCTCCCTTCATATTAGACGTTTCTAGTCAATCGTCTCACGTTTCACATATGAACTTTGCATTGTTTACATTCAACCTTGGTCCCCGGTAAGTTAGGTTCACCAAATGGTAGGACATTCGATACAACATGCTTACAATCGGTACTCCCTATACAGCTATTTGTATAGCTATCATTTGGTCCACCCATTTGACTATTCAAAGGACCTCGGTATCTCGCGTTTCAAACATCGACGTGTAACAAAACATTGGGACCTACTTGTGGCAGATTTCACCATGGAGTTGTTTAATTATTAGCGACATACCCAAGCGCCTTGGTCAACGACCATGCAGCTTAGCCTTAGATCAGGTCACTACACAAGGAACgggtgtgttgttgttttcgtcACAGTTTCTCGAAGTATGTAAACTTAGTGGTACTTTATCGACCATATCGAGACGAAACAATGGGTTCCAAAATGGGTCAACAACGTGGAGAACTTGAGAGAACTATGGTCGTGCCGATTGGAGTTGTTGCTGCTGTTCTAATCCTGTCAATATTCATATACACTGTGCTGTATTCCTCGACACCACCGTCGGAGCCAATTACCACAATTTGTGACGGAAAATTCAACCCAAACATGACATGTAAGTATAAAACTTCCTTAAATGAGTTTTTAACTGAACAAATATGATACCATGTTAGTATTGGAGTGTAGGCACGTACGTATACATCAAGTAATAATTTTGCATTTAAGATCTAAATTCTTTGTAATAATTACGTTTATCATTTCATATCCCTATTGCCATGTCAAGAGTGGACCATGTTCAACCCACATGTATTCACAGCCAGGCGCCGGAGGCTAATGCCTTGTATATATGTTAAGTAAATACGCCATTCACAAGGCATGAAGTATTAGTGCTGTATTTGCATAAGGTGCAGTTTGTTGATACAGTACCGCCGCAGAATAACTTTATAACCACGAAGTAACTGCAACACATACATGCGTGAAGAGTACACgttacatatgtgtgtgtgtgtgtgtgtgtgtgtttacgtatgtatgtgtgtatgtatgtgtgtgtgcatttgtgtgtgtgtacgcgtatgtgcgcgtgtgtgtgtgcatgtgtgtgtgcatgtgtgtctctTTGTGTGAATGTCTGTGTGGTTggttgtttgtctgtatgtgtgtatgtgcgtatgtgtgttcgtgtatgtgcgtgtgtgtgtgtgcgcgcgtatGGTTTGCGTATACAGTCACACATTACCACCAACGTATCCTTTATGAGCTTTCTTCCACACTTTAATTTCTCCACGTCTATAGATCTGGAGACATTGCTGACCAAAAGGCTGTACGGTCAGCCTCTAGTGAGAGATGTAGTGGTCAAGGCCATTCAGAGCCACCTGACCGCTCCAAAACCAGACAAAGCGCTGGTCTTCTCCTTCCACGGACCGTCAGGAGTAGGAAAGACGTTCGCGACTGACATGATCGCAAAGGCAGTCTTCACAAACGGCATGGGATCCCCATACGTTCACTACTACTCCGCTGAGGTCGACTTCAAACACACCGATGAGCTCAACATAAGGGAATATAAGGTGCGAAAAAACGATAACTAGTACATAATGATTTTGAGAACGAATATCAGTTCATAATAGATTGTCCAACCTATGAAGACTGATGAAAACTGTTACAGTCTATTGCATGTAAAACCACATACAAAGACAGAGTTATTCAACGTGATATTAgcatgccctgttcatatatctaccgATTAGGTCAATTTATATAAAACTCATATGCAAAATCGAGACAACGTTATACATTCCTGACGCAACATAATGGTCTAGAGTATCAGTATACATAGttacgttgtatttactattatctaTAAGTATATTTAGTTCTTCcaaattgtttgatattagcAGTAATTCAACTGCCATGTATGTACAAGATaccttacattgtacctcacGCAATAAACCTCTGTTTCTTAATCTTAAACCGGTACTGTCTTGGACAAATGGTACAGCTCTTATATCTGACATGCGGGTAAGATTAATGACCACTTTATCGGTCGGACGGAGTATCAGGTAAAGGTGTGAGATATCTTGGATCAAAGATACTGCTCCTGGACATTTTTCACCTGTGTAGACATTGCATCTGACGTACGGGTACGATTAACGATCACTTTACCGGTCGAACGGAGAGTAAGGTAGGGTTGTAAGGTATCTCGGATCAAAGTTGCTGCTCCCGGACATTTTTCTCCTGTGTCACCTAAAGACAATTCCATTGCTGCTGTTTCAGTACTGAGCTATATTTACAGGGAAGGGGGGTTGTTAGTCCTCCCCTCTAGTGAGCTCGAGGTACCtattcgaacacgggacccccttaacgtcccttccgaaagacgggtgcagccccaaccgagatacccttcccaggatttgaccCGGGTC
It contains:
- the LOC136424719 gene encoding torsin-1A-like: MGSKMGQQRGELERTMVVPIGVVAAVLILSIFIYTVLYSSTPPSEPITTICDGKFNPNMTYLETLLTKRLYGQPLVRDVVVKAIQSHLTAPKPDKALVFSFHGPSGVGKTFATDMIAKAVFTNGMGSPYVHYYSAEVDFKHTDELNIREYKKQLRRDIYEGVRRCQHSIFIFDHVDRMPRDLIDTIKPFVEEYVKVDGINFRKAIFILISYSASDAIIKMTMKLRSEEIEREDFSLEGFEEAITKSALGRQGMRLEF